The following coding sequences lie in one Arachis ipaensis cultivar K30076 chromosome B03, Araip1.1, whole genome shotgun sequence genomic window:
- the LOC107634616 gene encoding uncharacterized protein LOC107634616 has translation MGKVPAVTQRKVAFPCLITEMATKAELEWQDDNYLSGIPSKEKFIPYGNWLKEELLGSRKCKCSASTAADQPSTSAPTASQPQYPETKEFRFLEQLKRMERRINRRYKNIKLQIWIWEPMLEELDTPKERSEDEDEARADGVEGSPSPQHDTDHPASPAP, from the coding sequence ATGGGAAAGGTGCCCGCCGTTACACAGCGTAAGGTAGCCTTCCCATGTCTTATCACCGAGATGGCCACAAAAGCTGAACTTGAGTGGCAGGATGACAACTACCTCTCCGGAATTCCCAGTAAGGAGAAGTTCATTCCTTACGGGAATTGGCTTAAGGAGGAACTACTGGGTAGTCGGAAGTGCAAGTGCAGTGCCTCCACAGCAGCAGACCAGCCATCCACCTCAGCACCAACAGCATCACAGCCCCAGTATCCCGAGACAAAGGAGTTCAGATTTTTGGAGCAGCTAAAACGTATGGAAAGGCGCATTAACAGGCGCTATAAGAATATCAAGCTGCAGATCTGGATTTGGGAACCGATGCTAGAGGAGCTTGACACCCCAAAGGAGCGATCAGAGGATGAAGATGAGGCTAGGGCCGATGGCGTTGAGGGATCTCCGTCGCCCCAGCATGACACTGACCATCCAGCTTCCCCAGCTCCGTGA
- the LOC107633569 gene encoding uncharacterized protein LOC107633569: MDISWELFQTAFYKKYFSESVRGAIELKFMQMKQGSMSMAGYTSKFVEFCRFSRVCRGSPESYEGWKCVRYQRGLRKAIMNVVVPFEIRRFSELVNQARIVEDYAKKTALVRDDHGGTSSKGREKYVPSRG; encoded by the coding sequence ATGGATATTTCGTGGGAGTTGTTTCAGACTGCTTTCTACAAAAAGTATTTTTCTGAATCAGTAAGGGGGGCCATAGAGTTAAAGTTTATGCAGATGAAGCAAGGTTCAATGTCTATGGCCGGGTATACGAGTAAGTTTGTGGAGTTCTGTAGGTTCTCAAGGGTATGTCGAGGATCCCCTGAGTCCTATGAGGGTTGGAAGTGTGTAAGGTACCAAAGAGGTCTAAGGAAAGCTATTATGAATGTTGTAGTTCCATTTGAGATTCGGAGATTCTCTGAATTGGTGAACCAGGCAAGAATTGTTGAAGATTATGCCAAGAAGACAGCTTTGGTGAGAGATGATCATGGCGGTACTAGTAGCAAAGGTCGTGAGAAGTATGTTCCATCAAGAGGCTAG
- the LOC107630930 gene encoding lipase-like PAD4 translates to MAINEASPFESSEMLATFVASTPLLAESWRLCNHVNRSATAHRSFVAEQIGRVAYVAFSGVQMVGGSDDTWRNMVPLDRIGDVAFFSCIREGEEPVMVHAGILNLFNSLLHSFQTQMLEILGNKETKSVVITGHSIGGATASLCTLWLLSYLRAISSSVSVLCITYGSPLLGNDSFSTAIFRERWSGNFCHVVSKHDIMPRLLFAPITPLTSQLNFLLQFWQLSMTSPDFGKLAVQITDREKAKLFTAVMDYLEAATQGDGEGEGESKGEVSVPILFRPFGNYLFVSEDGAVCMDSPATITKMMHLMLATGSPDCSIEDHLKYGYYVDKVSWQFLTQGNSPKQRSIPESSYEAGLELAIQSSGLANQESLITPAMECLKTTRRMGPSPVLNAAALAVSLSKVVPYRAQIEWYKALCDEHDEQVGYYDSFKSRSAKSAMKVNINRHKLARFWNDVIEMMEKNELPHDFDKRAKWVNTSHFYKLLVEPLDIAEYYRKGLHRTKGHYMENGNRERRYVMFDRWWKDRIRRDGAAEENSVRSTFASLTQDSCFWAKVEEAREWLDSVRSEKDTNKLALLWDKIEKFEVYANQLIEQKEVSKDVLAKNSSYSMWVGDLRELKQLRERLNMFPHQLTSFLDGEVVP, encoded by the exons ATGGCTATCAACGAAGCTTCACC GTTTGAGAGCAGCGAGATGCTTGCAACTTTCGTGGCGTCGACGCCGCTGCTGGCGGAGTCATGGAGGCTGTGCAACCACGTCAACAGAAGCGCCACCGCTCACCGGAGCTTCGTGGCGGAGCAAATAGGGCGCGTGGCCTACGTGGCTTTCTCGGGCGTGCAAATGGTTGGGGGATCGGATGACACGTGGAGGAACATGGTGCCGTTGGATAGAATCGGTGACGTGGCTTTCTTCTCGTGTATTCGTGAAGGGGAGGAACCTGTCATGGTCCACGCCGGCATCCTCAATCTCTTCAATTCCTTGCTTCATTCATTCCAAACCCAG ATGCTGGAAATATTGGGAAACAAGGAAACAAAATCAGTTGTGATCACTGGGCATTCAATTGGAGGAGCCACTGCCTCTCTATGCACTCTTTGGCTTCTGTCATACCTGCGAGCAATCTCTTCCTCTGTGTCAGTGTTGTGCATCACTTATGGctcaccgttgctggggaatgaCTCATTTTCCACAGCTATCTTCAGAGAAAGATGGAGTGGCAACTTCTGCCATGTTGTCTCAAAGCATGACATAATGCCAAGGCTTCTTTTTGCCCCGATTACGCCTCTCACTTCTCAGCTCAATTTCCTCCTTCAGTTTTGGCAACTGTCCATGACTTCTCCAGACTTCGGGAAGCTTGCGGTTCAAATAACTGACAGGGAGAAAGCCAAATTGTTCACTGCCGTGATGGATTACTTGGAAGCAGCAACACAAGGAgacggagaaggagaaggagaaagcAAAGGGGAAGTGTCTGTGCCCATCCTGTTTCGCCCTTTTGGGAACTATTTGTTTGTCTCGGAAGACGGAGCAGTTTGTATGGATAGTCCTGCCACAATCACCAAGATGATGCATTTGATGCTTGCAACAGGTTCTCCAGATTGTAGTATTGAGGATCATCTCAAGTATGGTTATTATGTTGACAAAGTTTCTTGGCAATTCTTGACTCAAGGAAACTCACCCAAGCAGAGGAGCATTCCTGAATCAAGCTATGAAGCAGGCCTTGAATTGGCCATCCAATCTTCAGGATTGGCTAATCAG GAATCTCTAATCACACCTGCCATGGAATGCCTAAAGACAACAAGGAGAATGGGTCCTTCTCCGGTTCTGAATGCTGCAGCCCTTGCTGTTTCCTTGTCCAAGGTTGTGCCTTACAGAGCTCAAATAGAATGGTACAAAGCCTTGTGCGATGAACATGATGAACAAGTAGGGTATTATGATTCTTTCAAGAGCCGGTCCGCAAAGAGTGCAATGAAAGTCAACATCAACCGTCACAAGCTGGCTCGCTTTTGGAATGACGTGATCGAAATGATGGAGAAGAACGAGCTTCCACACGACTTTGACAAGCGAGCGAAGTGGGTCAACACTTCGCATTTCTATAAACTACTGGTGGAGCCACTAGACATTGCTGAGTATTATAGGAAAGGGTTGCATAGGACAAAGGGTCATTACATGGAGAATGGAAATAGAGAGAGGAGGTATGTGATGTTTGATAGGTGGTGGAAGGATAGAATAAGAAGGGATGGTGCTGCTGAAGAGAACAGTGTGAGAAGCACGTTTGCAAGCTTGACTCAAGATTCATGCTTTTGGGCTAAGGTGGAAGAAGCAAGGGAATGGTTGGATAGTGTTAGAAGTGAGAAAGACACAAATAAGTTGGCTCTTCTTTGGGATAAGATTGAGAAATTTGAGGTTTATGCCAATCAATTGATTGAACAGAAGGAGGTGTCTAAGGATGTTCTTGCCAAGAATTCAAGTTATAGTATGTGGGTTGGGGATTTAAGAGAACTGAAACAATTGAGAGAAAGATTGAATATGTTTCCTCATCAGCTTACCAGCTTTTTGGATGGTGAAGTTGTTCCATAG
- the LOC107634617 gene encoding vacuolar protein sorting-associated protein 20 homolog 2-like isoform X1 has translation MGNQFVKKPKVTDVDRAILALKTQRRKLSQYRRKLDAVIEAEKQAARDLVREKKKDRALLALKKKKAQEELLKKVDSWLINVEQQLADIELVSKQKDVFDSLKAGSNALKAIQNELNIEDVQKLMDDTAEAKAYQDVSLTASNFVLLSIFCCCFSLFPSVISLPWLLMDATIFLNLKEINAILGDKLSAEDEEEVLAEFENLETQLIDDDLPEVPTAASIYTDEKLDLPDVPTTAPDVEVAANSTKKVMEEPLPA, from the exons ATGGGGAATCAGTTCGTCAAGAAGCCAAAGGTCACCGATGTCGATCGTGCAATTCTTGCACTCAAGACCCAGAGACGCAAGCTTTCTCAATATCGACGAAAG CTTGATGCTGTTATTGAAGCGGAAAAGCAAGCTGCACGAGACTTGGTTCGTGAAAAGAAGAAGGACAGGGCCTTGTTagcattgaagaagaaaaaagCACAAGAAGAACTGCTGAAGAAAGTGGATTCCTGGCTTATAAATGTTGAGCAACAA TTAGCAGATATTGAACTTGTAAGTAAGCAGAAGGATGTCTTTGATAGTTTGAAGGCCGGTAGCAATGCATTGAAGGCGATACAGAATGAGCTAAACATCGAGGATGTTCAGAAACTTATGGATGATACAGCTGAAGCTAAAGCTTATCAAGATGTAAGTTTAACTGCCTCTAACTTTGTTTTGCTATCCATATTTTGCTGCTGCTTTTCTCTTTTCCCATCCGTTATTTCCCTTCCTTGGTTACTGATGGATGCCACTATTTTCTTGAATTTAAAGGAAATTAATGCAATATTAGGAGACAAGTTATCAGCAGAAGACGAGGAGGAAGTTTTGGCTGAATTTGAAAACTTGGAAACTCAG CTTATTGACGACGATCTTCCCGAAGTTCCCACAGCGGCGTCTATATATACCGACGAGAAACTGGACCTTCCTGACGTCCCAACCACAGCACCGGATGTGGAAGTTGCTGCCAATTCTACAAAGAAAG TTATGGAGGAACCCCTGCCAGCTTGA
- the LOC107634617 gene encoding vacuolar protein sorting-associated protein 20 homolog 2-like isoform X2: MGNQFVKKPKVTDVDRAILALKTQRRKLSQYRRKLDAVIEAEKQAARDLVREKKKDRALLALKKKKAQEELLKKVDSWLINVEQQLADIELVSKQKDVFDSLKAGSNALKAIQNELNIEDVQKLMDDTAEAKAYQDEINAILGDKLSAEDEEEVLAEFENLETQLIDDDLPEVPTAASIYTDEKLDLPDVPTTAPDVEVAANSTKKVMEEPLPA, translated from the exons ATGGGGAATCAGTTCGTCAAGAAGCCAAAGGTCACCGATGTCGATCGTGCAATTCTTGCACTCAAGACCCAGAGACGCAAGCTTTCTCAATATCGACGAAAG CTTGATGCTGTTATTGAAGCGGAAAAGCAAGCTGCACGAGACTTGGTTCGTGAAAAGAAGAAGGACAGGGCCTTGTTagcattgaagaagaaaaaagCACAAGAAGAACTGCTGAAGAAAGTGGATTCCTGGCTTATAAATGTTGAGCAACAA TTAGCAGATATTGAACTTGTAAGTAAGCAGAAGGATGTCTTTGATAGTTTGAAGGCCGGTAGCAATGCATTGAAGGCGATACAGAATGAGCTAAACATCGAGGATGTTCAGAAACTTATGGATGATACAGCTGAAGCTAAAGCTTATCAAGAT GAAATTAATGCAATATTAGGAGACAAGTTATCAGCAGAAGACGAGGAGGAAGTTTTGGCTGAATTTGAAAACTTGGAAACTCAG CTTATTGACGACGATCTTCCCGAAGTTCCCACAGCGGCGTCTATATATACCGACGAGAAACTGGACCTTCCTGACGTCCCAACCACAGCACCGGATGTGGAAGTTGCTGCCAATTCTACAAAGAAAG TTATGGAGGAACCCCTGCCAGCTTGA
- the LOC107630932 gene encoding F-box protein At5g39450, whose amino-acid sequence MSVPGTIDSNSNSSLFLSLPDDVFAMVSRFLLPRDVCSLSLCCRSLYALAACEKVWLTQCDMVGIVPHKDLVDWRTGVSSYKAICRFLLNIKPLIGIWVHQNPELGNLVYVMPGFVSVVGCRIIPQELGPMGIHDGPILWAPVFEIIGDFDGSPTFFLHGREKGLDYICHGSFKSINKSCNVLLLEVEPREKCIGNRENSRLQGVVGNNNKAMVPFGRLSLSDRKKLLEFTTRHVRQLVPNMAMGPLFPRLRDGYENFQKELVLLRGRREILSQMYRLDHSQVHNIENSEEAVGPKQLEQDDRRKSIECSRALTILLDGEGSDTQYNKRKNGVKFWGSLKQMLGGSSSNNGRHEKKHVRLEEFLGSNDTIMLTLKASTVKLSAYRAWPNMPESWFALYKMPLQDPTEDQVYAGLWGGTFGWPPGKPSEDKPGKALFFLLLSYEESHGQQLLIATKILEGTHYVLHPNGSAMFIVNINEPSSEPFPWNSDADSYPINIKHSFTGEGIANGYGFRYPGSKPGSLFEFQDGVLAFIWKDSRSVLTLQRLNLQQLLKKGERVPCLPPITNFSCLTKSYSNVFTGFPDAYTSSSSPR is encoded by the exons ATGTCGGTACCTGGTACCATTGATTCAAACTCAAATTCAAGCTTGTTTCTTTCTCTGCCTGATGATGTGTTTGCCATGGTGTCACGCTTCCTCTTGCCCAGAGATGTGTGTAGTCTCAGCTTATGCTGCAGGAGCCTCTATGCTCTTGCAGCCTGTGAGAAAGTGTGGCTTACACAGTGTGACATGGTGGGGATAGTTCCCCATAAAGACCTTGTTGACTGGAGAACCGGTGTCTCATCATACAAGGCGATTTGCCGTTTTCTTCTCAATATTAAACCCTTGATTGGGATATGGGTTCATCAGAATCCTGAGCTTGGGAACCTTGTCTATGTCATGCCTGGTTTCGTGTCGGTTGTTGGGTGTAGGATAATCCCTCAGGAGCTTGGTCCAATGGGGATTCATGATGGTCCAATCCTATGGGCTCCTGTGTTTGAAATTATTGGTGATTTTGATGGTTCACCAACATTTTTTCTTCATGGGAGGGAGAAGGGGTTGGACTATATTTGTCATGGATCATTCAAGTCCATAAACAAATCTTGCAATGTACTATTGCTTGAGGTTGAACCAAGGGAAAAATGTATAGGAAATAGGGAAAATTCTAGGTTACAAGGAGTGGTTGGAAATAATAATAAGGCAATGGTTCCCTTCGGCAGGTTGTCTCTAAGTGATAGGAAAAAGTTGCTTGAGTTCACTACTAGGCATGTTCGGCAATTGGTTCCTAATATGGCAATGGGACCCTTGTTTCCAAGGTTAAGGGATGGCTATGAGAATTTCCAGAAAGAATTGGTGCTGTTGAGGGGAAGAAGGGAGATCCTTAGTCAAATGTACAGGCTCGATCATAGTCAAGTTCATAACATAGAAAATTCTGAGGAGGCTGTTGGTCCTAAGCAATTAGAACAAGATGACAGAAGAAAGAGTATCGAGTGTTCAAGGGCTTTAACTATTCTTCTGGATGGGGAGGGCAGTGATACACAATATAACAAGAGAAAAAATGGTGTAAAATTCTGGGGTAGCCTTAAACAGATGCTAGGAGGGTCTAGCTCAAACAACGGCCGTCATGAGAAGAAGCATGTGCGGCTTGAAGAATTTCTTGGATCAAATGATACAATAATGCTGACATTAAAGGCCTCAACTGTAAAATTATCTGCTTATCGAGCATGGCCAAATATGCCTGAGAGTTGGTTTGCACTTTACAAGATGCCATTGCAAGATCCAACAGAGGACCAAGTTTATGCCGGTTTATGGGGAGGAACTTTTGGTTGGCCTCCTGGAAAACCTTCCGAAGACAAGCCTGGAAAGGCTTTATTCTTTCTTCTGCTCTCTTATGAGGAGTCTCATGGACAACAACTTCTCATTGCAACCAAAATATTGGAAGGCACACATTATGTGTTACATCCAAATGGTTCAGCAATGTTTATAGTGAATATCAACGAGCCTTCATCTGAACCATTTCCTTGGAACTCTGATGCTGACTCCTATCCGATTAATATCAAGCATTCTTTCACGGGTGAGGGTATTGCAAATGGTTATGGATTCAGATACCCTGGATCAAAGCCTGGTTCCCTCTTTGAATTTCAAGACGGTGTCCTTGCCTTCATTTGGAAGGACTCGAGGTCTGTTTTGACGTTGCAGAGACTTAACTTGCAACAGCTTTTGAAGAAGGGAGAAAGGGTGCCTTGTCTGCCTCCCATCACAAATTTTTCATGCTTGACAAAATCCTACTCAAATGTGTTTACTGGATTTCCTGATGCTTACACAAGTTCATCGTCACCAAG GTAG
- the LOC107630933 gene encoding uncharacterized protein LOC107630933: MKFTGHNATATQRGGTGAGGGGRGRNLLVGVKLDPWSRELLTWTLLKVAEPGDVVIALHAVSSENAASMLSLVKAFDSVLGVYEGFCHLKQVELKLKVCRGTSARKLLVQEAESLGADTVILGTSQSFYALRSSAAIAKYCAKKLPKCVSVFAVDSGKVAFRREATVMSSDQVKPNASPTFISKSLSKKRSQKSNECCVRLLVLPDSSTTTHKEGLADSHRQENSLALVPIQKPDDASNYSIPVVKSDCSKPDSSAALLKEGLNDSQRQENSLALVPIQKPDDACSYLNAVVKPDRLKHGWLLLRQVFLPKRNKQKFMVKNTPSFHLASEQPNSPSAVVHVDEEQNIDPIGDCNLDAESGAIVPYESDDIATPSPLFCHSSVTPEELLALQEKYSSSCKLYSFQELVSATANFSSENLVGIGGCSHVYRGCLAEGKELAIKILKPSENAIKDFVKEIEIVTTLHHKNIISLSGFCIHSNNLLLVSDLLSRGSLEENLYGNKNDCSAFGWQERYKVAVGVAEALNYLHNRSAHPVIHRDVKSSNILLSDDFEPQLSDFGLASWGASSSHTSTDVAGTFGYLAPEYFMHGKVTDKIDVYAFGVVLLELLSSKKPINNVCPKVQQSLVTWATPILKEGKLSELLDPSLGSDYNHCHIQRMVLAATLCIRRSFRWRPHISLILKLLQGVEEVIRWAEQEVNASEELDRLDGEPVSIDIQSHLSLALLDIEDDTDSISSTEQFISTEDYFRRRCSRSSSFA; this comes from the exons ATGAAGTTCACCGGCCACAATGCCACCGCCACCCAGCGCGGAGGAACCGGAGCCGGAGGCGGAGGCCGTGGCCGGAATCTCCTCGTTGGTGTGAAGTTGGATCCCTGGAGCCGGGAGCTGCTGACGTGGACGCTCCTCAAGGTCGCCGAGCCCGGCGACGTCGTCATTGCGCTTCACGCCGTCTCCTCAG AGAATGCTGCATCTATGCTCTCTCTTGTGAAGGCTTTTGATTCAGTTCTTGGTGTGTACGAAGGCTTCTGCCACTTGAAGCAG GTtgagctgaagcttaaagtgtgTAGAGGCACATCGGCGCGGAAACTGCTTGTGCAGGAAGCGGAATCTCTTGGTGCTGATACGGTTATTTTAGGAACTTCTCAGAGCTTTTACGCGCTCCGGTCTTCGGCAGCCATTGCCAAATACTGCGCAAAGAAATTACCTAAGTGTGTATCTGTATTTGCTGTTGATAGTGGCAAAGTTGCATTCCGCAGAGAAGCTACTGTTATGAGTAGTGATCAAG TAAAACCAAATGCAAGCCCCACCTTCATAAGCAAATCTTTATCGAAAAAGAGAAGCCAGAAGAGCAATGAATGCTGTGTACGGCTGTTAGTGTTGCCAGATAGTTCTACAACCACACATAAGGAGGGGTTGGCTGATAGTCACAGACAGGAAAATTCACTGGCTTTGGTGCCAATTCAAAAGCCTGATGATGCTTCTAATTATTCGATTCCGGTGGTCAAATCAGACTGTTCAAAACCAGATAGTTCTGCAGCTCTACTTAAGGAAGGGTTGAATGATAGTCAGAGACAGGAAAATTCACTGGCTTTGGTGCCAATTCAAAAGCCTGATGATGCTTGTAGCTATTTGAATGCAGTGGTCAAACCAGACCGTCTAAAACATGGTTGGTTGCTACTGCGCCAGGTGTTTCTGCCAAAAAGGAATAAGCAGAAATTTATGGTGAAAAATACCCCTTCTTTTCACCTGGCATCAGAACAACCTAACTCTCCTTCTGCTGTAGTCCATGTTGATGAGGAACAGAATATTGATCCTATTGGCGATTGCAACCTAGATGCAGAGAGTGGTGCCATTGTGCCATATGAATCGGATGATATTGCTACTCCTTCTCCACTTTTTTGTCATTCCAGTGTCACTCCTGAAGAATTGTTGGCCTTACAAGAGAAATACTCATCTTCCTGCAAATTGTATAGTTTCCAAGAACTTGTATCCGCAACAGCAAACTTCTCGAGTG aaaatttggTTGGAATAGGTGGGTGTAGTCATGTTTACAGAGGATGTCTTGCAGAGGGCAAGGAATTGGCAATCAAAATTTTGAAGCCATCTGAAAATGCTATAAAAGATTTTGTTAAGGAAATTGAGATCGTCACAACTTTGCATCATAAGAACATTATATCTCTATCTGGATTTTGTATTCACAGCAATAATTTACTACTGGTTTCTGATCTTTTATCAAGGGGAAGCTTAGAAGAAAACCTCTATG GCAACAAGAATGATTGCAGTGCATTTGGTTGGCAAGAGAGGTACAAGGTAGCTGTGGGTGTAGCTGAGGCATTAAACTATCTGCATAATCGATCTGCACATCCTGTGATCCATAGGGATGTAAAATCTTCTAATATCCTTCTTTCAGATGATTTTGAGCCTCAG CTGTCAGATTTCGGACTGGCTAGTTGGGGTGCTTCTTCATCCCATACAAGTACTGATGTAGCTGGAACTTTTGG ATACTTAGCTCCTGAGTATTTTATGCATGGTAAAGTGACTGACAAAATTGATGTATATGCTTTTGGTGTTGTACTTCTTGAGCTTCTCTCAAGTAAGAAGCCAATTAATAAtgtatgtcctaaggtccaacaGAGCCTTGTTACGTGG GCAACGCCAATTTTGAAGGAAGGAAAGCTTTCTGAGTTACTTGATCCAAGTCTAGGTAGTGATTACAACCATTGTCACATTCAAAGAATGGTTCTAGCTGCGACTCTTTGCATTAGACGATCTTTTAGATGGCGGCCTCATATCAGCCTT ATATTGAAGCTCCTACAAGGTGTTGAAGAAGTGATAAGATGGGCAGAACAAGAAGTTAATGCATCGGAGGAGCTTGACAGATTAGATGGGGAGCCAGTTTCAATTGATATTCAGTCGCATCTAAGCCTTGCTTTGCTGGACATAGAGGATGATACAGATTCAATTAGTAGCACTGAGCAGTTTATATCAACTGAAGACTATTTTAGGAGAAGATGTAGTCGCTCGTCAAGTTTTGCCTAG